The window GCTTGGGCCTCTTCGATCCAGCCGCCCAAGGCATCGCTGACTTCCATCAAGCCGTCCATGTAGTCCTTGCTGGCCATCAAGGTGGCACGCAGGCTGGAGTTCTGGCTGGGCAATGAGGGCATCAGGCCTTGCAGTTTGAGCGTCATGGTCCAGCGGGTCACGGCCTTGATCTTCTCCAGCGGGGCCAATTGGGGGTCGGTGCTCTGGATCACCTCTTGCGCCCGGCGCATGGCCGTGACCATGGCAGCGCAGGCCAGCTCTTCCTTGCTGGTGAAGTGTTTGTACAGGCTGGCTTTGGCGATGCCCACCTCGGCGGCCACCTCGTCCACCGTCATCGCGTCAAAACCTTTTTCGGCCAACAGGCGGTTGACCGACTGGATGATGGCGGTCTCGCGGGCAGCGAGCATCTGGACTTTGAAGGACTTCTTGGGCGCGGTCACGTTGGTGGTGTTCATGCAACGATTCTAGCCGTGCGGCCCAAAAAAAGACCGCATGGTAACCCTTGGATACGGCCGGGTCTTTTCAAGACCCCGCAAGCACACCGGCCACGCCTTGCTGCACGGTCCAGCGCCCCTGCAGCCCCAGCCGGGCTTCGGGCTGGGCCGGGTGTGGGGTGGTCAAGAACTGCGCATCCAGCCGTTCAGGCCGGATGTCGATCAGGGTGTAGCCCCGCTCGTCCGAGCGGGCGTGGCGGATGTCTGGGTTCTCGCGCTGGATTTGCGCCATGAGTTTGGTCGACATGCCCCGGGTGGACACCGAGGTGGTGACCAACTCGCTGGCCACCACGGGCGAGCGCTCATCGCCCGCTTGCACGCGCAAGTGCGCCGCCACATTGGCATGGATGTCACCGCCGAGCATGACCACATCGCTCAGTCGCGCATCGGCCACCGTCTGCAAGAGCCGCGCCCGCGCTTGGGGGTAACCGTCCCAGCCATCGGTAAATGCGCTGCGCCCCAAGGGGGTCTGTACACCGCTGCTGGCCATCAAGGTGGACTGCGCCAGCAGTTTCCAGCGCCGCTGGCTTTGTGTGAGGCCCGCCGTGAGCCATTGTTCTTGGGCCTGACCGAGCATGCTGCGCGCCGGGTCGGCCAAGGCATCACAGCCCATGACCACGCGCCCACCCCCGCGCATCAGGTCGGGGCAGGCCTGGTGGTCGCGGTGCTGGCGGCAGTCCAGGGTCCACAAATCGGCCAGCGTGCCCCAAGCCATGCGGTCGTGGATACGCATCTGGCTGGGCTGCTGCGGATCAGGCCCCAGGCGCAGCGGCATGTGCTCAAAATAAGCCTGGTACGCCGCCGCCCGTCGCTGCAAGAACACCA is drawn from Limnohabitans sp. 63ED37-2 and contains these coding sequences:
- a CDS encoding TetR/AcrR family transcriptional regulator; its protein translation is MNTTNVTAPKKSFKVQMLAARETAIIQSVNRLLAEKGFDAMTVDEVAAEVGIAKASLYKHFTSKEELACAAMVTAMRRAQEVIQSTDPQLAPLEKIKAVTRWTMTLKLQGLMPSLPSQNSSLRATLMASKDYMDGLMEVSDALGGWIEEAQAQGQINKALPAVAVLYTLFARACDPVLEFLKMGEQHTDDQILDLVMSTCFDGLNAR
- a CDS encoding alkaline phosphatase D family protein — encoded protein: MPITPRLSPTWSRRDWHRAALAAALAPWVTPGVRAQSAPPRWRVNPFSLGVASGQPQPGSVVLWTRLRIDEADAAHQASGASVVCELFADEALRQPLRQWRLSTDARRGHSLHVLADGLQPGRHYWFRFSSGSAVSPVGRTRTSPALNEAVRRLRLGLASCQHYEQGHFSAHRDMAAQDLDLVLFVGDYIYESSNKQYKIRAHEGGMPTTLDAYRARHAHYKSDPDLQACHAVHPWLMTWDDHEVVNDYANDLDKNFTDSVVFLQRRAAAYQAYFEHMPLRLGPDPQQPSQMRIHDRMAWGTLADLWTLDCRQHRDHQACPDLMRGGGRVVMGCDALADPARSMLGQAQEQWLTAGLTQSQRRWKLLAQSTLMASSGVQTPLGRSAFTDGWDGYPQARARLLQTVADARLSDVVMLGGDIHANVAAHLRVQAGDERSPVVASELVTTSVSTRGMSTKLMAQIQRENPDIRHARSDERGYTLIDIRPERLDAQFLTTPHPAQPEARLGLQGRWTVQQGVAGVLAGS